GGCTACTTGAGTGGGTTATTACTGTCCAGGGGAACCTTGTAGGTAATAAATTAATCATTTATATTCTCTTAAAGCAAAGAATAATGAGTTAATAATGGAAGCAACATTCTCTTGGTAGCTGCTCTACAGAtagaatttcattttaatgttatttgattttctctgtAGAATCTCTCCAAGAAGAAGTGAAAATTATCCAAATCCAGAAGAgccagaagaagaagatgaaGATGTTCAAACTGAACGAGTGAAAACTGCAAGTGCACTCACTACTTCCCACTTGGATGAGGTGAAAACAAGTGACTCAACCCCTGATGAAATAATGGGATAGTTAGCTTGTCCTGTAGAGTGGataaactgttctttttttttttttttttttttgcggtacgcgggcctctcactgttgtggcctctcccgttgcagagcacaggctccggacatgcaggctcagcggccatggctcacgggcccagccgctctgcggcatgtgggatcttcccggaccggggcacgaacccgtgtcccctgcatcagcaggcggactctcaaccactgcgccaccagagaaacccaAACTGTTGGTTTTAGCGTGaaaatttgcttttgtttctgtaaTACTTCCATGTGTAGGTCATATTCAAATCATTATCTTTGGGAGTACTTACCCTGTCATCACtcctttaattttctcttcttccattaCTTTGTGGGTTTTAATCCTCATTCATCAGTACAATTCAagaattcttatatttttttatcaatttttaacaAAATCCCACATCTTTTTcaagagtttcaatttcattttgcaatatattgaAACGTCAACAACTCTAAATAACATATGAAAAAGAGCAAGTGAATTTACCCTgtatgaaaatcaataacaaatggGCTAGACATGGAGTTAATGCAAAAGGCAAGGTTAGCATAACAAAAAGGGAACATATTTGATTAGGAATTACTTTTAGAAGGAGTTGACAGAGAAGTTCTCGTTCATAAACGTACATTTGggtgttttatttgaaaaaagagGCTGAATTACTATTAGCACAAAATCTGGTTAAATTCATAGCCTaggaaatgaaagataaaacatGAGTGCACAAAATATGTGACATTTAACAGGAAAATCATGCTTTCTCATGTTTTTCAGAAACCAGTAATAATGGCAAGCTGTTTACACAaggaatacaaagagaaaaagaaaagttgcttttcaacaagaaggaagaaaagagccgTTTGGAATGTTTCCTTCTGTGTTGACAAAGGTTTCAATAACATTTCCTCTATTAGAATGTTCTTTATTCTCTTTACTTAGGACTATGAAGGAAATAATTTTCCATTCTTTGAGTCTGTTCATATATCTTGGTTAACATGTGATTAGAAAACCACTTGACATGTCAGCAGAGAAACGTTTTTACTTCCAAATCCTGTCTCAAATCAAATGGCAAGAAAACCAACCGATTTTGGATCCAGAAGACCAAATTCTCTGGTGTAAATCCAAAGTCTTTCCGTAATATAGAAAATGATGAAGGTGCAGTTTGAAATGTTATTTTGTTTCAAAACGTTCCTGAGCTAAGTGATTTTAGGTTAGTTGACCTCTACAGTACAAATAGTGATGGGGAACCTTTCCCCACGTGAAGCGTTGGGCTTGCTGGGACACAATGGAGCTGGGAGAAGTACATCTATTAAAATGATAGCTGGAGAAACAAAGCCCACCGCGGGAGGGGTACATGGCATGGGAGGGGGCCAAGCTCATGGCCAGGGGAGATGTCCTCTTAAATATCAGTGTTCCGAGCAGTCCgtcaaatgattttcttttattgaagtatagttgatgtgcaGTGTTGTGCTGGTTTCTGCCGTACAGCAGTGACTCAGTGTTACACATACAGacgctctttttaaaatattcttctccattatggtttatcccaggagattggatatagttccctgtgctctacagtaggaccttgttgtttatccatcctaaatgtaatagtttgcacctgccaaccccaaactcccagtccacccCTCTCCATGCCCTGCTACCCCTTGGCAACTAcgtgtctgttctctatgtctatgagtctgtttctcttttgtagataagttcatttgtagcctttttgtagattccacatataagcaatatcatatgatatttgtctttctctgtctgactgcaCTCaatatgagaatctctaggtccatccatgttgctgcagatagcattatttcgttctttttatggctgagtaatactcctttgtataaatataccacaccttccttatccattcatctgtcaatggacatttaggctgcttccatgttctggctattgtaaatagtgctgcagtgaacactgggatgcatgtatctttttgaattagagttttctccagatatacacccaggagtgggattgcaggatcatatggtagctctatttttcattttctgaggaacctccaaacttctccacagtggctgcaccaacttgcatccccacaaacagtgcaggagggttcccttttctccacaccctctccagcatgaaatgattttttttaaaataagaaggataaacagatgaaagaatttataaaatatctCTTGCATGCTCAAAAAAGATTGCAGCTGAATGGCCGTTTTTATCTCCCTTAGAAGGAGGAGGATTGGAGTGAAAGCCAGATGTGAATCTGACATTCAGTGTTCGATGTAGGTGGTTTTAAATGGCAGCAGAACACCTCGGAAGCAACAGGAAGATGATGTCATCAGGTGTTTGGGGTACTGTCCCCAGGAGAACTCCTTGTGGCCCCATCTTACAGTCAAAGAACACCTGGAGTTGTGTTTGGCAGTGAAAGGACTGGGCGAAGAGAATGCTGCTCTTAGTATTTCAAGGTACAGAGAGAAGCCTCCTTCACACTATTTGTagctggaggaagggagggatatAGAACTTGCTCATTAAATATGGAAAGGAGCTGATGAACAATGTCTTTACTTTTCATGCACATAAAGTGGTTGAAAATCTGAACAAGAACCCAATCATAAGATTTATTATTTGGGACAATGTGAATGGGGCTTAGTGTACTCTTTTCAGATTGAAAATGCTAGGGTTACCTGCAGTGTGTTAGGTAGGGACATATCAGTGTTTCCTGCAGGTTGGTGGATGCACTGAAGCTGCAGGACTATAGCTGAAGCTCCCCTCAAGGCCTTTCGGAGGGAGTGAAGGGAAAGGTAGGACGGGGCTTGGGGTCCACCCCCAGGTCGGTGCCAGACGTGGTTCCTCTCGTTCCAGCTATGCTTCGCGCTGAGCATCCTGGGGAGCCCAGCGGTGGCGCTTCAGGACGAGCCATCGACAGGGATGGACCCTGAGGGGCAGCTGCACATGTGGTGAGGGGCTTCATGTGAAGTGCCCAAGTCGATAGTATAAGTCTACAGTGATGACTCATTTAGTTTTTAGTCTTGCTCCATTAACCTTTAAGGCCCACACCCTCTATTACTTGATTCAGTGAAACTTGATACAGTATTCAGAATTCCTCAGGGGaggaaaaatagacattttaagaACCACATGGCCTCTGGAATGTATTCGACTGAATTTTCTTCCTCTTGCTGCTCTTCCCCCTGCCTCattcttcttctgttttatttttcagttattgaAAATCCTACAGTGTGGTGTTTCTCTgtacttcaactttttttttttaacaaacactATTTTACTCAATTTTCAGGCATCTACTTTTCATTCTGTGAGGCCTATTGATGTGATgatataattatgtaatgtggtacaatttttcttctttctctctagagcaaagatttcttttttcttgtaacCAAATCAAACATTTTCTGTTTAGGCTTCTTTTTCATTCCCATTCATCTATTTTTCCCAAATTACTTTCAAACAATCCCTACTTCATCTTTAGGCTGGCAATTCGGACCATTGTTAAACACACTGAGAGGGGGATGCCCTCCTGACCACCCACTACGCGGCCAAGGCCGAGGCCATGTGTGACTGCATGGCCGTCGTGGTATCCGGAAGGCTGAGGTGGGTGCCCATCCAGAGCCAGCACTCGACCCCCAAGTTCCTGTAGAGAGAGTGTCTGTTCACTGTGAACAGCTGATGCTTCTTAGCTCCTTGATCTATGATCAGACACCTTCCTCTGCATCTGCAATTGAGGGAGAAATGAAGAGAcacgtatttttttctttcagctcttctttctcttccctggacTAGTTGTATTGGTTCCATTCAACATCTGAAAAGCAAAGCAAGTTTGGTAAAGATTATTTACTAGAAGTAAAAGTAAAGGAACTCACCCAGGTGGGGCCTCTCCACACAGAGATTCTGAAGCTTTTTCCACAGGCTGCTCGGCAGGAAAGGTGAGGATGCTTTTGGCTTGGGTGACAGGTATAAGGACTTTCCAGCACGCATGGCTTAGTCTTACACTGGTCCGGACAGGAAGAAAGCCTCAGCTGCTTGTTTATTATGAAACAAGTTGTTTGGGGGTCACTAGGAAGTACAGAAGAAAGACAGCAATTGAAAAGTTATTTTCAGTGAGTGTTTCATACTGAGAATAGATGCAtggagtatatgtgtgtgtgtgtgtgtgtgtgtgtgtgtgtgtgtgtaaatggtGGAATGACAGAGTTAGGAAGTACAAACAAATATACCCATCAATTTAATGGTGTTTTAAATAGACAATGAAAATTCTGTATCAGCCTATAGCattttatcaaatataaaatTGCACCAAGAGTTCAAATAGCCTCGCATGCTTCAGAAAGATTGACTCTATCCTAAATTAATTGATTATAAATCATTTGATCCTCCCAACGGTTCCTTTAAAGTTGTATGAGGTCAGCTATGAGTTACAAGTAAGGATAACCAAATCCACGTGAATAGCAGAATAAGGTTGAATTTAACTGAAAGATGTACAGTTTTCTTATATACTACTTCTACTCATTTTTGAAAACAATATTTAccgagcacctaccatgtgctggAGACTGTGTATAGAGTAGTCAGTAAATAGACAAGGTTCTTATGGTGCTTGCTTTCTTTGTGAGGCAAGGGTGTTAAGCAAATGAAGATGCAAATGAGGAAATGACATTAAGGTAGGACTTTAAGACTGAGCAGGGTTTGGCCAGTCGAAGAATGGGGATAAGAGTCACTCTTTTGAGAAAACGTCACGTGTAAAGAAtctaaatcagggcttccctggtggcacagtggttgagagtctgcctgccagtgcaggggacacgggttcgagccctgggctgggaagatcccacatgcggtggaacaactaggcccgtgagccacaactactgagcctgcgtgtctggagcttgtgctccgcaacaagagaggccacgacagtgagaggcctgcgcaccgcgatgaagagtggcccccacttgccacaactagagaaaaccctcacacagaaacgaagacccaacacagccataaattaattaattaattaattaatttttttaaaaaagaatctaagTCAAGAATGAGCTCTACGTGCATAGGATGGAAAGAAAGCTTATATCCATGATGTATAAAGAGATATCCAAATGGAGATGCCAATATACAAAGATGTAGGCCTGTAgctcagaagagaagggaaaggtcATTGAGAGATCAGGTCTGTCAATAAACAAAGTGGGGCATCTTTAACACACAGATATAAGCCCATTAAGCTAGGAGAATGGATAAGGTCAAAAAAGAGATGGAAAGGGGAGAGGGTCTAGCATGGACCCCAGGAACTCTCAGTATTGAGAGTGGATTGAAGGGGAAACTGCCACCACCTCAGCAGCAACCATAAGGACAAATACTAAAGTGTGCAAAGCATGTCTGGAACAGCCCTGAACAAGAgaatttctgtgatgatggaaatgtcctatatctgtgctgtccagtatggcAGCCAATacccacatgtggctactgagcacttcagattttaaattttatttattttagtgagTTTAGATATAAATAACCATGTGTAGCTATTAGCTAACATATTAAACAGAGCTGGTCTAGAAAGttagaaggaaaattataaaagaagctctgagagagagagagaggaagagagagagttttAAGGAGGGTGtgtacaattttatttaattcttttgagAAGCCTAAAAAATAAGGACCAAAGAATGTTCATTGAATTGTGCAACATGGTGGTCCTGGATGAGCTTATTTGGAGGGGGGAGGGCTAGAGGtcaagaaagaatttttttaataggaGAGAGTTCAACAGGTTTTAATTCTTGTATAAGAGATTGAAAATTAAATGcagagaaaataatttgataaaaagGTCCCAGGGAGCATGGAAAGATGGGCTTTTGAGAGTAAGAACTATAACACAAAAGAAAGATACCACAGGCTGAGTAAGAAAGATTATCAGagctatttttaagaatttatcttGGACATTAAATTTGGGACAATCAGATTTTTGTTGTAATCAAATTTTTATGACTAAAGACAAATATTTTGGCTCAGATTCATGCTTTATCAAATTTAAactatttacctttttatttaaaggagacttttttatttatttggctgtgctgggtcttagttgcagcatgcaggatcttcatagTGACATTcgggatcttcagttgcagcatgcgaactcttagttgcagcatgtgggatctagttccctgaccagggatcgaactcagaccccctgcatcgggagcatggagtcttagccactggaccaccagggaagtccctaaaggaaACTTTTTGAGAAATTCTTTGGTTATTTTAGCTGTCAAGTTCTTTCCAATATTGTAACATTAAAGCAcagtaggaatgtgaattggtacagccactatggagaacagtatggaggttccttaaaaaactacaaatagaattaccatatgacccagcaatcccactactgggcatataccctgagaaaaccataattcaaaaagagtcatgtaccaaaatgttcactgcagcactatttacaatagccaggacatggaaacaacctaagtgtctatcgacagatgaatggataaagaagatgtggcacatatatacaatggaatattactcagccataaaaagaaacgaaattgagctatttgtaatgaggtggatggacctagagtctgtcatacagagtgaagtaagtcagaaagagaaagacaaataccatatgctaacacatatatatggaatttaagaaaaaaaatgtcatgaagaacctaggggtaagacaggaataaagacacagacctactagagaatggacttgaggatatggggagggggaagggtaagctgtgacaaagtgagagagtggcatgaacatatatacactaccaaatgtaaaatagatagctagtgggaagcagctgcatagcacagggagatcagctcggtgctttgtgaccacctagaggggtgggatagggagggagggagggagggagatgcaagagggaagagatatggggacatatgtatatgtataactgattcactttgttataaagcagaaactaacacaccattgtaaagcaattataccccaataaagatgtaaaaaaacaaacaaaaaaaacacagtaaccctcactctctcctcctcccaggtATTCCTCCATGATGGCATTTAAATTACCTGTCGAGGATGTTCACCCTCTATCTCAGGCCTTTTCCAAATTAGAGGCAGGTAAGTTTAGACATATTAAGACTTAATGTACGGTGCATATTTTCACGTGGAATACATATTAGATAACTTCAAGTAGAAAACTTACAACATCAATCAAACCTTGGAAAATTTCCACTGGAATAGTCTTAAAAATTTTGAAGGGAATGTATTGGTGCCCCTTGACTTGGCTTTCCTCCAACTGATTTCCCCTCTGCTAATGAGGAAACCCAGCTGCAAATAAGTCAGAATATTCTGTCCTGCTTCCATTGCATACTGTTGGAGCATAATTATCAGCGTGATAGCCCAAAGAACACCAAGGAGAGCTTCTGGCATCTCCATGTTTGTCAAAGTCAGAGGCTCAAGGAGCAAGACTATGGACCATGGACTCAATCTGTCAATACTCTCTTTTACCCCATTGAtccatttgtttatattagtGCTGGAACTACATGGAAAATACAGAGGGATGAGAAGTCAGGATTGATGAGGGGGTTCTGAACTAGTTCCAGAGACATTGACTAGAGTGCACGCTAGATACTTACGAGGTCTTGACATGTAAGAAGCATGGGATTCATTAAAAGGGGACCAGCATGGAGTATACTCCATGGTTTTATAAATGTAGACTAAAGCAATACCCAACAATTGATCTGGAGTCCAAAACATACATGTGCAGAGAATCAAAAGGCTAAATACTGAAATAATAGGACACAAGGTACTCCTTAACAAGAAAGCTTACAGGTAATTTATACATGAATGTATTGCTATCTTTTGATTATCCGTATCAGCATTCTAATTTATCCTTCAAGAAAATTTAATTACTTGGCCTATATCTTAAAGTACCTCATGGATTTGAAGTCACCGTTTATGTTGCCTACTTTGAAAATACTTTTGGTGAAAAATTTGTGAGCCACTAATGTCAGTCCCATTAAATGCAGTGAAACAGACCTTTGACCTGGAAGAACACAGCCTCTCTCAGGCTACCTGGGAACAGGTGAGTTTTTAAACCAGAGAACATCAATCCAGGTAAACTTTGTGTGAATCTCTGGGTGCAACCATCTTTCAGAAACACCTTgacatttttgtttccttatttattttctcctactTAGGTATTCTTAGAACTCTCCAAAGAGCAGGAGCTGGGAAATTTTGATGATGAAGTTGATACAAGAGTTAGATGGAAACTTCTCCTGCAG
Above is a genomic segment from Mesoplodon densirostris isolate mMesDen1 chromosome 18, mMesDen1 primary haplotype, whole genome shotgun sequence containing:
- the LOC132479127 gene encoding LOW QUALITY PROTEIN: ATP-binding cassette sub-family A member 10-like (The sequence of the model RefSeq protein was modified relative to this genomic sequence to represent the inferred CDS: deleted 4 bases in 2 codons; substituted 1 base at 1 genomic stop codon), which gives rise to MRPEVASSTPPPTPVWGKAGPWSGWGPGVPGLGLPDPHLSSRGAPALRARWCPGARLSLRRQPRRVPRARLAQLRCGATGAAGLAPSGVRAAGRRQLRARSSLGPGSEGACLLCGGPQDPSLWLDPLAPPGQGPRCEPSLHITPCGGGGADRAPVLGPAQLCGRLPCSSGCTRVPLPISRCFSVRAAPQPYLQSISFLFVIRCLEMKYGKETMRKDPVFRISPRRSENYPNPEEPEEEDEDVQTERVKTASALTTSHLDEKPVIMASCLHKEYKEKKKSCFSTRRKKRAVWNVSFCVDKGEALGLLGHNGAGRSTSIKMIAGETKPTAGGVVLNGSRTPRKQQEDDVIRCLGYCPQENSLWPHLTVKEHLELCLAVKGLGEENAALSISRLVDALKLQDYSXSSPQGLSEGVKGKLCFALSILGSPAVALQDEPSTGMDPEGQLHMWLAIRTIVKHTERGALLTTHYAAKAEAMCDCMAVVVSGRLSCIGSIQHLKQSKFGKDYLLEVKVKELTQVGPLHTEILKLFPQAARQERYSSMMAFKLPVEDVHPLSQAFSKLEAVKQTFDLEEHSLSQATWEQVFLELSKEQELGNFDDEVDTRVRWKLLLQEEP